The Pseudostreptobacillus hongkongensis DNA segment TTAATGACACATGCTATGGTATTATCAGGAGTTAATTTAGATGAGAACGGAAAATCTAATAGATGGAAAGTAGAAAATAGCTGGGGAGAAGAACCAGGAAATAAAGGATACTTTGTTATGAGTGATGCTTGGATGGATAGATTTACATATCAAATAGTGGTTAATAAGAAATACTTAACTGAAAAACAAAAAGAAGCATTAAAACAAGATCCTATAAGACTTAAACCTTGGGATCCTATGGGTTCTCTTGCAAAATAGGGGGAAAAATGAATATAGGTAAAATGGGATTTGGAGTTTATAAGATAACGGCTGAAGAAAAGATGTATAAAGCTCTAGATACAGCTTTGAATGTGGGATATAAGCTAATAGATACAGCAACGTATTATAAAAATGAAGAATTTATAGGGAAATTTTTAAGAAATTATAGAAATAAGGATGAAATTGTAGTAACTACTAAAGTATGGCCAAGTGATATGAGTTATGATGATACACTTAGATCTTTTGAAAATAGTTATAAATTACTTGATGGTAAACTAGATATTTTACTATTGCATTGGCCTCATCCTGATAAGTTTATAGATGGATACAGGGCTCTTGAAAGATTAAAAAATGAAAAAGTTGTAAAAAAAATAGGTGTTTCTAACTTTAAAATACATCATTTAGAAAGATTACTATCAGAATGTAGTATAGTTCCTTATTTAAACCAGGTAGAATTACATCCTAAATTTTCACAACCTGAATTAAGGGATTATAACAAGAGTAAGGGAATTTTAACAGAAGCTTGGATGCCTATAGCGAAAGCTCAATATTTAGATGATCCAGTATTATTAGATATTGCAAAAAGATATAATAAAAGTAGTT contains these protein-coding regions:
- a CDS encoding aldo/keto reductase; translated protein: MNIGKMGFGVYKITAEEKMYKALDTALNVGYKLIDTATYYKNEEFIGKFLRNYRNKDEIVVTTKVWPSDMSYDDTLRSFENSYKLLDGKLDILLLHWPHPDKFIDGYRALERLKNEKVVKKIGVSNFKIHHLERLLSECSIVPYLNQVELHPKFSQPELRDYNKSKGILTEAWMPIAKAQYLDDPVLLDIAKRYNKSSSQIILNWHIQKGIYPIPKSETPSRIIENFESQNFKLSSADILKIDLLNTDIRFSADPDNFPYDKK